The DNA region ACATCTCCTTCAGTGACATCAACAAGCTCATCGCTCACCAGCTGGGCAGCGTGCTGCAGCCGGCGCTCACTGCTGACTCTCATGGAGGCTACAGCAGAAATCCTCTGGGTGAgatagacacactcacacacacactgactcacacacacacacatatacacacacccgCGCTCAAAAGGTTACCCGCAGGGCCTGGATTTCCTGTAATATGAGCGGATTAGGCGTGGGTTGTTGACTACACAGAGGAACTTGTCCTAGGTTTCttcacacagtaaaacacaAGATGACTCAAGTGAAGTGGAAAAGTGATGAGTGAGatcattagaaaaacaaaaaaacagtgctCACTTCTGAAAAGGCCTTTCACTCACTGacactgtttttctttgtttgaatgtaaagaatcaataaatacattttgttaaaGCCCGTATTACTCTAGTAATAATActaataactttaatttataGAGCACCTTTCAAAGTACCCAAGACAAGCTATTAATTtaatagtaataaataaaacaagagacACTAGAGCTCCAGTGTTCTCACCATCTTGGGTTAAAATACCTCTGCCACTGATTGGCCGGTCTCAATCCTCACGGTCTGTTattcctccctgtgtctgtctctcaggtgagCTGGTGAGTGCCCTGGCCTGCCACCCGGAGTACAAGCTGCTCAGTGTGTGCACCATCCCCCAGATGCCCAGTGCCTCCATCGCTTACAGCACGTTCAGCTGGCCGGCGCTGCTCAAGCACCTGCGACAGATGCTGATCTCCAACAGCAAGATGGAGGAAGGCAAGCTTTGACAATGGGATAATAGTAATGCTTTTAAAGTTATGGCTTAGAATGGGACTGGATCCGTCAATCCCTCCATTTGAGGATCTTTCTCGTTTGTCCCGCGTCAGGTATCGACTGGCAGGCGCGTCCGCCCGCAGCCTCTGAGCGGAGCAGGAGTCTCACAGGAGCCAACACGTCTCTGGCCAACCTGCTCATCCTGAGGGGGAAAGACGTCTACAGTGCAGAGACTGGTCAGAGAGCCgattcaaattaatttattttatcgTGGAAAGTGGATGAAGTGGAATAATAATTACGTTCCTCATTGATCTCAATTGATCATTCCAAGACAGTCATGAAGGAGATAAagatgtttttgaaaaattgtaAATATGGTTAGTTCAGGCTGGTGTGATGCATATAACACAGAAAATGGTTTACGATAGGATCAGACACTTTTAATACTCCTCATAATTGAATGAGTGTGTATTGGTCTGCAGGAGGCTTTGAGGACCCTGGTCTGTACACCCCCTGGCTGTCAGCAGGAGAAGCTTTAAACTTGTGGAAATCACCGGTGCCTTTTAACAAATATGAGAAATCTGCCACGGTGGTCAGTAACAGCCGGGCTCTGCTCAGACCTCTGGATCACATGGTGAGAAAAGCCTGGAACATGTTCGCCTCCAGGTGAGTCAGCCTCTATGCTCAGAAGAATAAATATAACTCCAAAAACAGTGTGACTTATTAAAATGAATGctctttaaataatataataaaatgtttatatagaGTCAGTGTCACAATTTCTCTTTAACGTTAATACCTTTTGGTTAGGATAGAAGATTGACCTGGTAACCATGTTGTTTCCCTCTTGTTCCAGAGCCTATATCCATCAGTACGTTAAATTTGGGATCTCAGAGGAGGATTTTCTGGACAGTTTTACATCCCTGGAGCAGGTCATCTCCAGCTACAGTCAACTGTGTTAGCAGGGAGAAGGAGCTCCACCTTCTATTTGGACCGAATGAAGACCAGACTCTGCTGTTATCAGGAACACTCCTGCTTTTTTCAccaacatgtaaataaaacaaatagttTATTTAAACAGATTTCTTCCTTCACTGTGTCTGACACCTGCAGTGGCAGCAGGGACTGAGGACATTTACACCAACAGTTCACTCACTGCCTCTTCAAGGgaaaaatattgtttaattATGTTATATCTTTATACGATTTCTAGTTTGAAATAACACTCTAGTGTTGTCTACTACTGTTTTTAAGTTCAAGAATGAATCAAGTCAAAATAGACAATAGAGGTATGAATGGCACATTGCAAAATTcctgtaaaaaatacatggtTTTCTGGATCATGACCAGGGCCTACATTTTTTGATATTCCAAGATATTACTGCTCTTTTATTACAACTCAATCTCATTTATGTTTGTTCTTCTTATGAAATGCGTATGGAATAATTATGTGGCATTTATTGTGATAAGTGTCAATATGAACTGTCATgcacattattattttactatAATTTTTCTATCGTCAAGCCCCTAATGCACACATTAATTTGCTTTGCATTAAGACTGCAACTATATTTGGGCCTCAAACCTCAGCCACACTCCTTCACAATGCCTGTGAGGGGGTGGTGGGCCtttcatttataataatataaaaggTTGATCTTATAAATCTGTCTCAATCAAGAGTAACTAGAGCAACTGACTACACCATAATAGAGCAAATTACATTTGTAAAAGGTGTATTAAAATTACAAATGGAGATATGtgcaatataatatatttaggCTATAAAGTTGCATAAAGCTCAAACTTAGTTCAAGTACCTTATAAGAATCCCTTACTCGAGTATATGTATTTAGTTACTTCACATCACTGGATAAGAAAATCTTTCACCATCTATATTATGTGACATCTGCAGATGAAGGTCATGTGGTGTGATCCAACTAACTGGACCTTGTGTGGAGATCAACTCATGCTAATTGTCGTTTGAACACTTGAAAGCAGCAGTTATTAGGGATAGCAGCACTTCACATGGAAAAATGACAGTCGACAGTTAACAtacttctattttatttttttattcttcattaaTTTAACATTATTTCCAGAACTGCAACAATCAGCATAAAAGGTCATTAGAACGTCTTTAAGTCCCGACATGGAGCCGCTGAAGTCTGGACCTGGAACAGTCGACATGAGCAGAACATCCCCAGGAAATGTTGAAGGGCCACAGCTTCAGCCAGCTTACAAACCAGTGTTGCCACGGTAATACAACAGCCAACACCAGTCTGATAAGCTAGCTGACGGGATGGATCTCTCTACTGAGCGTATGGAAGGGGATGTTCCCCCCACGATGGAGATGGACATTAATCTCCAGAGTATATTTCAGCCCGGCCTTATGACCAACATATGGAGGATGTGGGAGGCCGGTTGGTGGAAAGAAAGACTCAAAGTATTTAGGACATGATGCAATTCTTCATACACAATTTacttaaacattttcaaattgaaAGTTATGAGGGCCTAGCTTTTCACTTACCTTTAAGATGGCCATGTCTAAGAGAGAATTATGCATTAGCTCTTTCCTAACAGCAAGTTGTTAAACGCTTCAACAATTCAAAGTTGGTCTCATCCACCAGGAGGACTCAAAGAACGACAGACTCAGACTTGGAAACAAGTGCCATGACTTCcatgattttatatatatgatCTGATCCAACCTAAATGTACAGAGTAGAAATGGGACTAGTTAGCCGAGAGCACAATGTCACTTTACAAATGATATCACCTTTTTGGTTCAAGTTGATTCACGTCCACACAGACCGTTGGAATAGAATGACATCTGCGCATACGGTCCAAAAGAGAGTAAGATATTTACACTGTGTGCAAACCATCAGAAcccatcgttttttttttatcttgatattgcttttttttctccattttaaaATGACACCTCCAGAAACAAAAGACGACAAGAGTTGTTCTTACTGTCGAACAGGACAAAAAAACATAAGGAAAATTAAAccctgaaacaaaaaaacaagagaccCTCCATCGCAGTTATCTTGGCAGCACTGTACAAATGAATCAAGATACATCCATACATACATGTtacaaaattaaataacaatCAAGTCTATAAGTAAAGAACTATGTTCGAGGGAAACCAAGCCCCCCCCGTCTTGCATAAGGCATAGCATCTGATGGGCACCGCCCGAACACAGCAGCCACCACCAAACCGCTGCTTCACTTCTGAGGTCAATGAAAGGgttaatttaatgttaaagtAACATGTTAAGATCAACAGCGGGACCGATCGCGCTACATAGACAGTGAGATGAAGGGAAGAACTACAAAACCTGAAGGAGGGACAAACAGTTAACAGTAGCATACATCCTCAAACACACCAAAACCAACAGAGCCTggatttcattctttctttcttttttcctctctcgaGCATTCAGCCTCTTTGAGAATGGATGAGGGTGAGGTTTGTTGTTAAGTTGTGAGTGGCTGGGTCTGAGCGCAGGGctctcagcagcagaaacacagtcACTGGGATGTCTGAACTGCCTTTGTCCCCGTCATCACTTGGTCTTCTCCTCCGAGTTCCTCCGCGTCTGCAGCCTCTTGGCGTAGCTCTGGGCCATGGAGTTGACGATGGAGATGACAAAGTAGCAGACCATGACCAGCACCACTTTCTCAAACACCCACGACAACCAGTTCTCATCCTGCAGAAAATCAGGGAGTAAATTAACATTATTAAAAGCACAATGGAGTAGTACAGATAGTGAGCATATAGTAATCCTGCTAAACTCTAACAAGATGAATTTTGTTGGCATCCGgcttttataacagtagataaTAGAAAATGTCATTGAAATAAATACGTCCAGGACTTTTAACACTGGAAATGCTTTTTTATCTTTGGTTAAAAAGACAATTTTAACACTAGAAGTTGTTGTTGAAATTCTAgagttttacatttgaatgtgtgataatgacatttattttatatttaccacaatgttttttttggtagtttttttaGGGAAAGGGGCATCACACCTTTTACAgattgttaagccctatgagtgAAACTGCCATCAATATGGACTATACAACTGAATTAACAGTTAGATGCTTTTATTTGTCCTCTTTTGTCAAGTTTCACTGAGAATTGTTAAAAGCACTATTATATACTATTTATATTAATTATGTATAATATTACAGTTGCCAACTAGTGAAAACAAGCATTATAAGTGATAATAAATGACTTAGAAACTTTTAAAGGTCTATCAGTATCAGCCTCACAAATAAAGTCTGTCAGTCTAGTAACAAAAAGCTCCTCTCTCTTGTTATTCAAGATCTGCATGGCCTTGCAGAAAATAGCAAAAAtcagggctgggcgatatggctatattatattaacatagaaaaaggaaaaaggaattAACAAATAAAGGATAATCTTAtctaaaaaatattataaatgaatattgataattatcacaataaaaagGTCACATTATTGTTTCTGTTAAGTTTAAAGACTCCTAGTTTTGAATTTAAACTCTTTATGAGCACAGAAAGCCAAACACTAACAATCATAtgtataaacatcaatatatatatatatatatatattggacttGGCTCTTACCGCTGGTGCACTTCCTCCATCATGGTGCAGCTTGGTCCTCTGGGCCTCCAGGTACTGGCTGAAGGGCTTCTGGAGAGCTGGTCCTACTTTAGGCACAGACCTGATGTTGCATCCCCGCAAACatccacacaggaaacacacacaggaaaagagggaggaagaacaGTAAGTCACTTACCCTTAAAAGCACCGTTACGTGTCCAAAACTGAGGCCTCACACAGAATAATGATTCCCTAGAAGAGCCTCATTTGTTTCCCTGAACTCTACCAACAGCCCTCACTGAGCCACCAGCATCCCTgtaagagctgctgcaggacacacatGTGGGCCTTGTGCtgatcctccacctcctctactTGTTCCTGTtgagcaggagcagggaggaatGAACCAGCAGCTTCTCAATCCTCCTTTTATACTCTTCTGCTCTCTATAGGCGCCTGTGTCAGCCCCTTCAATCGGGAAGTGAGTCGCCATGATGTCATCACCTTTACCACCATTGCTGCCTTCTGGGTGGAAAGACAGCCAATCAGGGGGTGCTCATGTCCTTATTAGGCAGCGTGGATCGTCTCACCAGGTGGAGGGGGTTGGGGTTAGGGGGACAATCATAATGGTTGCCATTTTATCAATTTATGTCAGAGAGGCATTGGTGTTGCAGCTTTTCCATTTGGCCCGGACAAACAGTTTAAACAGAATCTCTACATGACTCCAAACTTATTATtaccatgaaaataaaaatatattgcaGACTGTACACACGTACACTCACTAGGCTTTTGCACTGTTTAAAATTCAACTGTCCCCAGTTAGGTCACAAACATGTTATCTAGACTTGACTAGACATAGCAAAACGAAAAAGAGACAATTTACTAAACAAGCACTAAAAAGGGGACTGGGTAATTGCGGACTTCAAGTAAATCGAACTGTTTTTGACTGACTCATTCTTGTTATCTCTCCCACTTCaagtacacaacacacacacacaaaccaaagtaATTGCTATGAAAACATCCTGTATCAGCAATGAAGCAGCATCAGCACTCATCATTGCGAGTCACAGAGAGGCATTTGATTTTCATGGGAAAGACTCGAGGAGAGAAACTGATTCAGATCTAAACACTTGGACATCACATACATGGAAGTTAACATACATCAGTCTGTAGATTAACAGAAACCTAAGCAGCTCCTATGACGTAGAAGAGGAATCACATTCATGAAAAAGTCATCGTTGGCTGtgtgaataaacaaatataagtTAGTGCGTGTTTTTTTAGAAAAGCTAATTTTACCTGATATAATCTTCAGCAGAAGGTATGTTACTTCTAATTCCTGCAAGTGAGTTACATCTGACACCCGTTCATCAGccactgaatgtttttttgtttttttttataaattcccAATGATTGTGATGCTTCGCCTTGCTGGGGGATTTCTCTCAGTGAGTCAGATCGACATGTTCGGATGGGACCTCACACGTCTGACCACCAAAGCTGCAGAGATGGTTTACATTACTCTACCTTTTTGTGGACAGACAATGCAAAAACGCATTGCACGCACACCCCTGCTATGAAGCATCTTTTCATACAGGATATCCAATCAGTCGTCCAAAATGCATCTGTAAATGTTTACAAATGCTCCGTCAACCACAAACCAGGGGGAGACAATGAGACAAACACTTACCCAATCAGGGACACCATTTGCTCCACTATGTGCCTGCTGAAGGTGATGATAACAAATAGtttctgtagaaaaaaaaaaagagagattgaGATGCTTTAATAACCCACTACTTTCTGGACCAAGACTGTCTAATAGGGCCacttaaaaagggaaaaatcaTAGAGATCTTGAGAATAAAGACAGAATATTTAGACAAAAGTTTTGTAATTTAACAAGGAAAAGAATCCTCACTCCTTCTCGATCCAAAATCTTGAAAACCAATTAGACTGCTTCTTGAGGAGCAAGAAATGCCTTTTAATATAACAAATGTAATCACAAAAGCCAATTTTTTTCCCTAAATTTTGCAACGCCTTTCTTAAGCACAGATACTTCAAATTACAACTTCATTCTCAAAATCTCAGACATTTTCTCCCCCTTGAAGTTGCCCTAATACTCTGATGTGCATCTGCATCCTGAAATAACGAAAAAAGATATCTGaacaaaagtttaaaaaagttaaCAGAACACCAGCATGTCTTTCAGAAACACATGACGGACAGATGCATATGTAGACATTTTGATTCTTAATTTTAGCGGCGCAGCTGTGAGAGGCCACATGGGCCAGTTTCTGCAGACacactaattaaaaaaatcaaacctgGCAGAACAAGAGCTACATTTTGGGCTGCGAGGGGCTTTGTGTGGTTTGCAAAGAACTGAAGCAGGGGGGGGCGCAAAACCACAATATTCTCGTCCTCTGGTCCTGAATCTGATCTGCTTTAAAGCATGACACATGACCCCCTGGACAAAATAAGACAGGATATGACACGTGATGTCCAAGGGGCTCAAGGTacaaagaaagggaaaaaagtcACCCCCCTGCAGCGTCTCGCTGTCTGCTCCATTTCCTTTTCTGAAGTCTGCGTTCTCATGTCCACTCTACATCCTCCATAACCCCCCACTGCGCCACAGCTTTATCTGAAAGGTCTTAGAGTGAGATCATGAGCTGGTACCACTAAGAGTTGCATTGGTTCAGTTTGTTAAGACACTCGACGACTCACCCAGACTCCGACAGCATCATTCAGTAAAGGCTTACATTAGTCACCGGTGGAGCAGACTCAACAATATCCTCCATGACTGAAAAGTCTTTTTGATCTacttcatttaaaaaggaaaaaaaatcccagcTCTTgttaaagactttttaaaagCGTCCCTCGTTTCATCTGGAGCCATCTTCAGATGGTTTGGATGCTTCTCAAGGACGACGAAGGAATCCCCAGAGGAACAAATGCAACAGACTTCACCAGAGGACACAATTAGGACCTTCTCACAGCCACGAGTCACGATCTAAGCACTAGTTTTCATCTCTCCCACACGTTCTGAGG from Platichthys flesus chromosome 4, fPlaFle2.1, whole genome shotgun sequence includes:
- the tubd1 gene encoding tubulin delta chain, which translates into the protein MSVVTVQLGQCGNQVAHELFDTVCSDAQGGQRKTYCTASTERFFRRSSQGDLVARAVLIDMEPKVINHCMNEAAHSGRWSYGDASHFSQKQGSGNNWANGYCVHGPRHKEVVEELVRREVERCDRLAGLMAMMSVAGGTGSGVGTFVTQGLRDIYPKSFILNHLTWPYETGEVIVQNYNSMLTLAHLYQLSDAILVHENDTVHRICSQLLNIKHISFSDINKLIAHQLGSVLQPALTADSHGGYSRNPLGELVSALACHPEYKLLSVCTIPQMPSASIAYSTFSWPALLKHLRQMLISNSKMEEGIDWQARPPAASERSRSLTGANTSLANLLILRGKDVYSAETGGFEDPGLYTPWLSAGEALNLWKSPVPFNKYEKSATVVSNSRALLRPLDHMVRKAWNMFASRAYIHQYVKFGISEEDFLDSFTSLEQVISSYSQLC